A single Pantoea rwandensis DNA region contains:
- a CDS encoding cupin domain-containing protein → MTANTSSLLLLMSFAAGTFSAGSSNNPQHLMLSQPSGGVPNNLLPLIIWPGIAPDYDEELQSNSAEWFEKTFTANGWPAAWRAPIFPYTHYHPNTHEVLGVASGWAEVLFGGDSGRMVTLREGDAVLIPAGVGHKQVFASDDFFAVGAYPEGMSPETVRDEPSRLRAAKDQIARVPLPHRDPFTGGDGALTDIWLPIAQQLMHQ, encoded by the coding sequence ATGACTGCCAACACTTCCAGCCTGCTGTTACTGATGTCTTTCGCCGCCGGTACCTTTTCTGCAGGTTCATCCAATAATCCGCAGCATTTGATGCTGTCGCAGCCCTCAGGCGGCGTGCCTAATAATCTGCTGCCGCTGATCATCTGGCCGGGCATCGCGCCTGACTATGATGAAGAGCTGCAAAGCAACAGCGCCGAATGGTTTGAAAAAACCTTCACTGCCAACGGCTGGCCGGCCGCGTGGCGCGCACCGATCTTCCCTTACACTCATTACCATCCGAATACCCATGAAGTGCTGGGTGTGGCGTCCGGTTGGGCGGAAGTGCTGTTTGGTGGCGATAGCGGCCGCATGGTGACGCTGCGCGAGGGCGATGCGGTGCTGATCCCCGCCGGTGTCGGCCATAAACAGGTGTTCGCCTCAGACGACTTTTTCGCCGTTGGCGCCTATCCTGAAGGCATGTCCCCGGAAACCGTGCGTGATGAACCTTCTCGTTTACGCGCGGCGAAAGATCAAATCGCGCGCGTGCCTTTACCGCATCGCGATCCTTTCACGGGGGGCGATGGAGCGTTGACGGATATCTGGCTGCCAATTGCGCAGCAGTTAATGCACCAGTAA
- a CDS encoding circularly permuted type 2 ATP-grasp protein, which yields MKESYQIASHFYDEMLLSNGEHRAHYQHYWEWLQQADKEAVARKREEAELLFHRVGITFNVYGDDGGAERLIPFDSVPRIIPAGEWAMLDRGIRQRVQALNAFLHDIYHQQHILKAGIVPAEQVLVNDQYQPCMQGVDLHRNIYAHITGVDMVRNNDGEYYVLEDNLRTPSGVSYMLENRKMMMRLYPELFVEQHVAPVERYPSHLLQTLRESSPVNDPVVVVLTPGRFNSAYFEHSFLAQQMGVELVESADLFVKDGAVMMRTTAGPCKVDVIYRRVDDAFLDPLAFRPDSMLGVPGLLSVYRSGNVVLANAIGTGVADDKSIYPYVPDMIRFYLDEDPILNNVPTWQCRKPQDLTYVLANLSKMVVKEVHGAGGYGMLIGPVASQQELSDFRDRLKARPENYIAQDTLSLSTCPTFIDNGLAPRHIDLRPFALCGADIRLVPGGLTRVALTEGSLVVNSSQGGGTKDTWVLEDDASC from the coding sequence ATGAAAGAAAGCTACCAGATAGCGTCACACTTCTATGATGAGATGTTATTGAGCAACGGTGAACACCGTGCGCACTATCAGCATTACTGGGAGTGGTTACAACAGGCGGACAAAGAGGCCGTGGCGCGTAAGCGCGAAGAAGCGGAACTGTTGTTTCATCGTGTGGGCATCACCTTCAATGTCTATGGAGACGATGGCGGCGCGGAACGGCTCATCCCGTTCGACAGCGTACCGCGTATTATTCCGGCGGGTGAATGGGCGATGCTCGATCGCGGCATCCGCCAGCGCGTGCAGGCGCTGAATGCCTTCCTGCATGACATCTACCATCAACAACACATCCTCAAGGCGGGGATCGTGCCTGCCGAGCAAGTGCTGGTAAACGATCAATATCAGCCCTGCATGCAAGGTGTCGATCTGCACCGCAACATCTATGCGCACATTACCGGTGTCGATATGGTGCGCAACAACGACGGCGAGTACTACGTACTGGAGGACAATCTGCGCACGCCTTCTGGCGTCTCCTACATGCTGGAGAACCGCAAGATGATGATGCGCCTCTATCCCGAGTTGTTTGTCGAGCAGCATGTGGCACCGGTAGAACGTTATCCTTCGCATCTGCTGCAAACCCTGCGCGAAAGCTCACCGGTCAACGATCCGGTGGTGGTGGTGCTGACGCCGGGCCGCTTCAACAGCGCTTACTTCGAACACAGTTTCCTGGCGCAGCAGATGGGCGTCGAGCTGGTGGAAAGTGCCGATCTGTTTGTCAAAGACGGTGCGGTGATGATGCGCACCACCGCCGGGCCGTGCAAAGTCGATGTGATCTATCGTCGCGTTGATGATGCGTTCCTCGATCCGCTGGCGTTCCGTCCCGATTCGATGCTCGGCGTGCCGGGCCTGCTGTCGGTGTATCGATCCGGCAACGTGGTGCTGGCCAATGCGATCGGTACCGGCGTGGCCGATGACAAATCGATCTATCCCTACGTGCCCGACATGATCCGTTTCTATCTGGATGAAGATCCGATCCTCAACAACGTGCCGACCTGGCAGTGCCGTAAGCCGCAGGATCTGACTTACGTCCTCGCCAATCTCAGCAAAATGGTGGTGAAAGAGGTACACGGCGCCGGCGGTTACGGCATGTTGATTGGCCCGGTGGCCAGCCAGCAAGAATTGAGTGATTTCCGCGATCGGCTGAAAGCACGCCCGGAAAACTACATCGCCCAGGACACGCTATCGCTCTCCACCTGTCCGACTTTTATCGACAACGGCCTGGCGCCGCGCCATATCGATTTGCGTCCCTTTGCCTTATGCGGAGCGGATATTCGTTTAGTACCGGGTGGCTTAACCCGCGTGGCGCTGACTGAAGGTTCGCTGGTGGTGAACTCGTCGCAGGGCGGTGGCACCAAGGACACCTGGGTTCTGGAGGATGACGCATCATGCTAA
- a CDS encoding alpha-E domain-containing protein, translating into MLSRTASGLYWMARYLERAEQLARVLDVTNRLSLMPVRNSQTDELLLPLNLTGTRQLFETLNGRFTMPQLFNFFALDDRNPSSIFSCWQEAWNNAHAVRGSLSSEVWESINSTWIEMRNMRRRGITSANADSFFDWVKERSHLFRGAMFGTLLRGDAMCFIRIGTLMERSDGTARLLSVNQQLLEQNPDSVREYYCLDTLLRAVSAREAYNAIFKQQLMPDLVNEMLILRNESPRSLHSCIEEIANQLEQIGSSGEDRPRYLVTVLLAEMRFSTWESLTRDGLYSWLNHFLSQTNALAESINQTYLEAK; encoded by the coding sequence ATGCTAAGCCGCACGGCCAGTGGCCTCTATTGGATGGCGCGCTATCTGGAGCGCGCAGAACAACTTGCCCGGGTGCTGGATGTCACCAACCGGCTTTCGCTGATGCCGGTGCGCAACAGCCAAACCGATGAGCTGCTGTTGCCGCTCAATCTCACCGGCACGCGTCAGCTGTTTGAAACCCTCAACGGGCGTTTCACCATGCCGCAGCTGTTTAACTTTTTCGCCCTCGACGATCGTAACCCCAGCAGCATTTTTAGCTGCTGGCAGGAGGCGTGGAACAATGCGCACGCGGTGCGCGGCAGTCTGTCGTCTGAAGTGTGGGAGAGCATCAACTCGACGTGGATTGAGATGCGTAACATGCGGCGACGCGGCATCACCAGCGCCAACGCTGACAGCTTTTTTGACTGGGTGAAAGAGCGCTCACACCTGTTTCGCGGCGCGATGTTCGGCACATTGTTGCGTGGCGATGCGATGTGTTTTATCCGTATCGGCACGCTGATGGAGCGCAGCGACGGCACCGCGCGCTTGTTGAGCGTCAACCAGCAACTGCTGGAGCAGAACCCTGATTCGGTACGGGAATATTACTGCCTCGATACCTTGCTGCGTGCAGTGTCGGCGCGTGAAGCCTATAACGCGATCTTTAAGCAGCAACTGATGCCGGATCTGGTGAATGAGATGCTGATCCTGCGTAACGAAAGCCCGCGTTCGCTGCACTCCTGCATTGAGGAGATCGCCAACCAGCTGGAACAGATCGGCAGCAGCGGTGAGGATCGTCCACGCTATCTGGTGACGGTGCTGTTGGCTGAAATGCGCTTCAGCACCTGGGAAAGTCTGACGCGTGACGGGTTGTATAGCTGGCTTAATCACTTTCTCTCGCAGACCAACGCGCTGGCAGAAAGCATCAATCAGACCTATCTGGAGGCGAAATGA
- a CDS encoding transglutaminase family protein — protein MRLNIEHKTWYAYEHQVKLSTQYLRLTPQNSVHQQILSWDLDLPCEATRTTDAYGNVLHVLTLDTPHQQLEIAARGVVEILDEGEYAPDPESILSPLVFLRATPLTLPDAAIRDFAQRYWHAEKPLASLEKLMDELLLKMPYQPGSTQVSDTAAKVFAAGSGVCQDHSHVFLACCRSLGIPARYVSGYLYTDNVEHVATHAWVEAWLDGSWHSFDITNNTRSTRQHLRLAVGVDYLDACPVRGMRLGGGGEDMLAMAAVQQVHAQQ, from the coding sequence ATGAGACTGAACATCGAGCACAAAACCTGGTATGCCTATGAGCATCAGGTCAAACTCAGCACCCAGTATCTGCGCCTGACGCCGCAAAACTCGGTGCACCAGCAGATTTTGTCATGGGATCTCGATTTACCGTGCGAGGCCACGCGCACCACTGATGCTTACGGCAACGTGTTGCACGTGCTGACGCTAGATACGCCACATCAGCAACTGGAGATTGCCGCGCGCGGGGTGGTGGAAATTCTGGATGAAGGGGAGTATGCCCCCGATCCTGAATCGATCCTTTCGCCATTGGTGTTTCTGCGCGCCACGCCATTAACCTTGCCCGATGCGGCGATTCGCGATTTCGCACAGCGCTACTGGCACGCAGAAAAACCGCTCGCCAGCCTGGAAAAACTGATGGATGAGCTGCTGTTGAAAATGCCGTACCAGCCTGGCAGCACGCAGGTGAGTGATACCGCAGCGAAAGTATTTGCGGCGGGCAGCGGCGTTTGTCAGGATCACAGCCATGTGTTTCTGGCTTGTTGTCGCAGTCTCGGGATCCCGGCGCGCTATGTCAGCGGCTATCTTTATACGGACAATGTCGAACACGTTGCTACTCACGCCTGGGTTGAAGCCTGGCTGGATGGCAGTTGGCACAGCTTTGATATCACCAACAATACGCGCAGTACGCGCCAGCATTTACGTCTGGCGGTGGGTGTGGATTATCTCGATGCTTGTCCGGTGCGCGGTATGCGGCTGGGCGGCGGCGGTGAGGATATGCTGGCGATGGCCGCGGTGCAGCAGGTGCATGCGCAGCAGTGA
- a CDS encoding proteasome-type protease, protein MTYCVAMRLSSGMIFVSDSRTNAGVDHISSFRKLHVFQVDDERTLVLQSAGNLATTQSVMSLLRRNNHDSDQPNLLNGRSLYDIALLVGETLREVIKRDGEEFGGTLLLGGQIRGEEPRLFQIYPQGNFIEASVDTPYFQIGESKYGKPIIDRVLRYETPLSQAMQCALISMDSTLASNISVGLPLDVMVYHTDSFKDNEQHHITEQHPYFSQIRQLWSKGLLSVFSQLPPLKL, encoded by the coding sequence ATGACTTATTGTGTGGCAATGCGTTTATCGTCAGGGATGATTTTTGTATCGGATTCACGCACCAACGCGGGCGTCGATCATATTTCCTCGTTCCGTAAATTACACGTGTTTCAGGTGGATGATGAACGCACGCTGGTGCTGCAAAGCGCCGGTAATCTGGCGACCACGCAAAGCGTGATGAGTTTGCTACGGCGTAATAACCACGACAGCGATCAGCCCAATCTGCTGAATGGGCGCTCGCTGTATGACATTGCGCTATTGGTGGGGGAAACCCTGCGTGAAGTGATCAAGCGTGATGGCGAAGAGTTTGGTGGCACGCTGCTGTTAGGTGGACAGATTCGCGGTGAAGAGCCGCGCCTGTTCCAAATCTATCCGCAGGGCAACTTCATTGAAGCCAGCGTAGATACGCCTTATTTCCAGATTGGTGAAAGCAAATACGGCAAGCCGATTATTGATCGCGTATTGCGCTATGAAACCCCGCTTAGCCAGGCAATGCAGTGCGCGCTGATTTCCATGGATTCAACGCTGGCGAGTAACATTTCGGTAGGCCTGCCGCTGGATGTGATGGTCTATCACACCGACAGCTTCAAAGATAACGAACAGCATCATATTACCGAACAACACCCTTACTTTTCGCAGATTCGTCAGCTGTGGAGCAAAGGCTTGTTGAGCGTGTTCTCACAATTGCCGCCGTTAAAACTATAG
- a CDS encoding lysophospholipid acyltransferase family protein has translation MFSVDQLLDTYWPGHHPANWQKSLLKWAVREHEFQSFADRYRHLKGVDMVEQVLEHLDVRCELSERDLEQIPTSGPVVIVANHPLGALDGLALLAAVSQVRRDVKIVANRMLMMLEPINNLMLPVDNMGNRTSREQLTRMQQHLDNQGALIIFPAGEVSRLSSRGVRDNRWHHSFLRLAARARAPIVPAHVVGRNSLAFYAAAKIASPLALLMLVREMFRQRGSRIKLHIGEQIPFANWHDGHTPGKELAKRLRKHLYRIGQGRRGLFQTEAAIARPEDRAELKKALMESERLGSLPDGKQIYLWRRNGATWVPLLRELGRLREIAFRAVGEGSGRRRDLDKYDDDYYHLILWDDDALEIVGAYRFIPGAEQLERRGLEGIYSDSLFHYDERMLPIINQGLELGRSFIQPAYWGKRGLDYLWMGIGAYIAKYPETRYLFGPVSISGGMPLAARDLLVAFYRMYFPTELPLAKSRRPYPASLPEVLAQFTGDNYAEDLRRLKHLLANLGTAIPTLYKQYSEVCEPGGVQFIDFGSDPDFNHCIDGLVLVDLSRVKPSRYERYIGMHLQAESVE, from the coding sequence ATGTTTTCTGTTGATCAGCTTCTCGATACTTACTGGCCAGGCCATCACCCCGCGAACTGGCAAAAAAGCCTGTTGAAATGGGCCGTTCGCGAACATGAATTCCAATCTTTTGCTGACCGTTATCGCCACCTGAAAGGGGTGGATATGGTCGAGCAAGTGCTGGAGCACCTGGATGTGCGCTGTGAATTAAGTGAACGCGATTTGGAGCAGATCCCGACCAGCGGCCCGGTGGTGATTGTCGCCAACCATCCGCTCGGTGCGCTCGACGGCCTGGCGCTGCTGGCGGCCGTTTCTCAGGTACGTCGTGATGTGAAAATCGTGGCGAACCGCATGTTGATGATGCTGGAACCGATTAACAACCTGATGTTGCCCGTGGATAACATGGGCAACCGTACCAGTCGCGAACAGCTGACGCGCATGCAACAGCATCTCGACAATCAGGGGGCGCTGATTATCTTCCCGGCAGGTGAAGTGTCCCGTCTCTCCAGCCGTGGTGTGCGCGATAACCGCTGGCATCACAGCTTCCTGCGCCTGGCCGCCCGTGCTCGTGCGCCGATTGTTCCGGCACACGTCGTCGGACGTAATAGCCTGGCGTTCTATGCCGCCGCCAAAATTGCCTCACCACTGGCGCTGCTGATGCTGGTGCGCGAAATGTTCCGCCAGCGTGGATCGCGCATCAAGCTGCATATTGGCGAGCAGATCCCGTTTGCCAACTGGCACGACGGCCACACGCCGGGCAAAGAGCTGGCGAAACGGTTGCGCAAGCATTTGTATCGCATTGGTCAGGGCCGTCGGGGTCTGTTCCAGACTGAAGCGGCGATTGCGCGTCCGGAAGACCGTGCCGAACTGAAAAAAGCGCTGATGGAGAGTGAGCGTCTGGGCTCGCTGCCGGATGGCAAACAGATCTACCTGTGGCGTCGTAACGGCGCGACCTGGGTGCCGCTGCTGCGTGAACTCGGACGCCTGCGTGAAATCGCCTTCCGCGCCGTGGGCGAGGGCAGCGGTCGCCGTCGTGACCTCGATAAATACGATGACGATTACTATCACCTGATTCTGTGGGATGACGATGCGCTGGAAATTGTTGGCGCTTATCGCTTTATTCCGGGTGCCGAGCAGCTGGAACGTCGTGGTCTGGAAGGCATCTACAGCGATAGCCTGTTCCACTACGACGAGCGCATGCTGCCGATCATCAATCAGGGTCTGGAACTGGGTCGCAGCTTTATCCAGCCCGCCTACTGGGGCAAACGTGGTCTGGATTATCTGTGGATGGGCATTGGTGCCTATATCGCCAAATACCCGGAGACCCGCTATCTGTTTGGCCCGGTATCGATCTCCGGCGGTATGCCACTGGCGGCACGCGATCTGTTAGTGGCGTTCTACCGCATGTACTTCCCAACCGAGTTGCCGCTGGCGAAGTCGCGTCGTCCCTATCCGGCCTCGCTGCCGGAAGTGCTGGCGCAGTTTACCGGTGATAACTACGCCGAAGACTTGCGCCGCCTGAAGCATCTGCTGGCGAACCTCGGCACCGCGATTCCCACGCTCTACAAGCAGTACTCTGAAGTGTGTGAGCCGGGCGGGGTGCAGTTTATCGATTTCGGCAGCGATCCCGATTTCAACCACTGTATCGACGGGTTGGTGCTGGTGGATCTGTCACGCGTGAAGCCATCGCGCTATGAGCGTTATATCGGTATGCATTTGCAGGCTGAAAGCGTCGAATAA
- a CDS encoding ABC transporter ATP-binding protein, whose product MATITLRGLSKAFAAQPVLQDISLQIAQGEFIAVLGPSGCGKTTLLRLLAGFETADAGEIHVGERCFAAPGVHLPPEERQLGVVFQSYALWPHMTVAENVAYSLKVNGVARHERDSRTQQALELVGLEHFASRRPADLSGGQRQRVALARCLVAKPTLVLLDEPLANLDVYLRATMEEEFRRFHRYSHATLLYITHDQHEAMALADRIVVMDGGRVMQFATPQTLWREPANEMVAGFIDDGKVLAVSDIEPTGEGKALATLCGLRVTLRCAAEQRPMPHGKASFHAVDFRLAEPDEPQFAVRVQRVIYRGSHYQIDVAPLDAPDHSITLQLAETALPVVDATLGVALRDDWILPS is encoded by the coding sequence ATGGCAACAATCACACTTCGCGGGTTAAGCAAAGCCTTTGCTGCCCAGCCGGTACTTCAGGATATCTCGCTGCAGATTGCGCAGGGAGAGTTCATCGCCGTTCTGGGTCCTTCGGGCTGCGGCAAAACCACCCTATTACGTCTGCTGGCGGGCTTTGAAACCGCTGATGCCGGTGAAATCCACGTCGGCGAGCGCTGCTTTGCTGCGCCGGGCGTGCACCTGCCGCCAGAAGAGCGCCAACTTGGCGTGGTGTTCCAGAGCTATGCGCTGTGGCCACATATGACGGTGGCGGAAAACGTCGCCTATAGCCTCAAAGTCAACGGCGTAGCGCGCCATGAGCGTGACAGCCGCACGCAGCAGGCGCTGGAGCTGGTGGGATTAGAACATTTTGCTTCACGCCGTCCGGCCGATCTTTCAGGTGGCCAACGTCAGCGTGTGGCGTTAGCCCGCTGCCTGGTCGCCAAACCCACGCTGGTGCTGCTCGACGAACCATTGGCCAATCTTGATGTATACCTGCGCGCCACCATGGAAGAGGAGTTTCGCCGCTTCCATCGCTACAGCCACGCCACCTTGCTCTACATCACCCACGACCAGCACGAAGCGATGGCGCTGGCCGACCGCATTGTGGTGATGGACGGCGGCCGCGTAATGCAGTTTGCCACGCCGCAAACCCTGTGGCGTGAACCGGCGAATGAAATGGTGGCGGGTTTTATCGATGACGGCAAAGTGCTGGCGGTCAGCGATATTGAACCAACAGGCGAGGGCAAAGCGCTCGCCACGCTGTGCGGTCTGCGCGTCACCTTGCGCTGTGCGGCCGAACAACGCCCGATGCCTCACGGCAAAGCCAGTTTTCATGCGGTGGATTTCCGCCTCGCTGAACCGGATGAACCGCAGTTTGCGGTGCGCGTGCAGCGGGTGATCTATCGCGGCAGCCATTACCAGATTGATGTTGCGCCACTTGATGCGCCAGACCACAGCATCACGCTGCAGCTGGCGGAGACCGCTTTACCCGTTGTGGATGCGACCCTTGGGGTGGCGCTGCGCGACGATTGGATTCTTCCTTCATAA
- a CDS encoding ABC transporter substrate-binding protein, translated as MRTSFNALMLASGLVFAATSHADDAPSGKLVIYTSQAPEIAQQTVDAFKAAYPKIEVEWTRNGTTQLMNVLQTEMMSGGAKPDVLLIADAINLGALKNQNQLYSYNDAPLSHINPSFYDKDKTFFGTKIIATVIAYNTQHAQPIDSWNALAVEANKGQIAMPSPLYSGAALYKLHTDINTPTIGWNFYKKLAAIGVAPQGGNGPALKAVASGLDKYGIITDADVILAKKKGSPVDLVYPKEGVSYVTEPVAIMKSVHNLPAAKAFVNFMLSEQGQKLVVEQGNRPVDDRVSAPAGFTPINKIKLLTPDVAKAIKEDATVRDQFTAMFGG; from the coding sequence ATGCGCACGTCTTTTAACGCTTTGATGTTAGCCAGTGGATTAGTGTTTGCCGCCACCAGCCACGCCGATGATGCCCCGTCCGGCAAGCTGGTGATTTACACCTCACAGGCACCGGAAATCGCGCAGCAAACCGTGGACGCGTTCAAAGCCGCGTACCCGAAAATCGAAGTGGAGTGGACGCGTAACGGCACCACGCAGCTGATGAACGTGTTGCAGACCGAGATGATGAGCGGTGGTGCCAAGCCGGACGTGCTGCTGATTGCCGATGCCATCAACCTCGGTGCCCTGAAAAATCAGAACCAGCTCTACAGCTACAACGATGCGCCGTTGAGTCACATCAATCCGTCCTTCTACGACAAAGACAAAACCTTCTTTGGTACCAAAATCATCGCCACGGTGATTGCTTACAACACCCAGCACGCACAGCCGATTGACAGCTGGAACGCGCTGGCGGTAGAGGCCAACAAAGGTCAGATCGCCATGCCAAGCCCGCTCTACTCTGGTGCGGCGCTGTACAAGCTGCACACCGACATCAACACGCCAACCATCGGCTGGAATTTCTACAAGAAGCTGGCAGCGATTGGCGTGGCACCGCAGGGCGGCAACGGTCCGGCGCTGAAAGCGGTCGCCAGCGGGCTGGATAAGTACGGCATCATCACTGACGCTGACGTGATTCTGGCGAAGAAAAAAGGCTCGCCGGTGGATCTGGTGTACCCGAAAGAGGGCGTGTCTTACGTGACGGAGCCGGTAGCGATCATGAAGTCGGTGCACAACCTGCCAGCCGCTAAAGCCTTCGTGAACTTTATGCTGTCTGAACAAGGCCAGAAGCTGGTGGTCGAGCAGGGCAACCGCCCGGTGGACGATCGTGTTTCTGCACCGGCGGGCTTTACACCCATCAATAAAATCAAGCTGCTGACCCCTGACGTCGCGAAAGCCATCAAGGAAGATGCCACGGTGCGCGATCAGTTCACCGCAATGTTTGGCGGCTAA
- a CDS encoding ABC transporter permease, translating into MSVVSNEWRNAARGGQRWRLNSEKLILALMVLLIGLLSVAPLLRLVWTAIAPQGVPDLARLSRLIASDRVLIASGNTLLIALSSTLISVLLGTAAAWLVALSDLRAKTAWVFAFILPLMIPPQVTALAWLQALAPSSPLALLFGSLGLRWFAPGEQPLYSLSGIVLLLGTHNAPLVFLTVRAGLRRLPADLVEAAQISGASRMRVLLTIILPLARPAIFAGAALTFVAAAGNFGIQAMLGIPARVPTLITLVYQQLNGIGPSALPNTAVYALLIAVITLAGMAASAWLGGRHDVRVNGAPRLWQQPLGRGRLAIEGAAWLWMALTLLLPVSALLITALTSGYGQALTWQTLTLENFRSALWGYPAVRHAFMTSLGLTTLAAMILTSTALFLAYFLSWRRTKLVRGLWLASELTYALPGIVTGVAAMLFFLRPLPIINVSLYGTVWIILAAYLANFLALVLRPTLAGFAQLEPALDEAARLCGASFMRRMRDILLPLAAPSALAGTVLVFLTALNEIQVSVLLVTSQTQTIGPTIVFLDEGGSASLAAAVGCLMILVVCLLMGLATRLARRLPQGVLPWQA; encoded by the coding sequence ATGAGCGTGGTGAGCAACGAATGGCGTAACGCGGCGCGTGGCGGTCAACGCTGGCGTCTCAACAGCGAAAAGCTGATCCTGGCCCTGATGGTGCTGCTGATTGGCTTATTGTCGGTGGCGCCACTGCTGCGACTGGTGTGGACGGCGATTGCCCCGCAAGGCGTGCCGGATCTGGCGCGCTTGTCGCGCCTGATAGCCAGCGACCGCGTGCTGATTGCCAGCGGCAATACGTTGCTCATCGCCTTGAGTTCGACCCTGATTTCAGTGCTGCTTGGCACCGCCGCCGCCTGGCTGGTGGCGCTGAGCGATCTGCGCGCCAAAACCGCCTGGGTGTTTGCCTTTATCCTGCCGCTGATGATTCCGCCGCAGGTTACGGCGCTCGCATGGCTACAGGCGCTGGCACCGTCCAGCCCGTTAGCGCTGCTGTTTGGTTCACTCGGCTTGCGATGGTTTGCACCGGGCGAGCAACCGCTTTATTCGCTGAGCGGCATCGTGCTGCTGCTCGGTACACACAACGCGCCACTGGTGTTTCTCACTGTACGTGCCGGTTTGCGTCGTTTACCGGCTGATTTAGTCGAAGCGGCGCAGATCAGCGGTGCCTCGCGGATGCGCGTGTTGTTGACCATCATTCTGCCGCTGGCGCGCCCGGCGATCTTTGCCGGGGCTGCACTGACCTTTGTTGCGGCCGCCGGTAACTTCGGTATTCAGGCGATGCTGGGCATTCCCGCCCGCGTGCCAACGCTGATTACGCTGGTCTATCAGCAGCTTAACGGCATTGGCCCGAGTGCCTTACCCAATACCGCCGTTTACGCGCTGCTGATTGCCGTGATCACGCTGGCGGGCATGGCGGCCAGCGCCTGGCTCGGCGGTCGTCACGATGTGCGCGTCAACGGTGCGCCGCGTCTGTGGCAGCAACCATTAGGACGCGGGCGGTTGGCGATTGAAGGCGCGGCCTGGCTGTGGATGGCGCTAACGCTGCTGCTGCCGGTCAGTGCGCTGCTGATCACTGCACTCACCAGCGGATATGGTCAGGCGCTCACCTGGCAAACGCTGACGCTGGAGAACTTCCGCAGCGCGCTGTGGGGCTATCCGGCGGTGCGCCATGCCTTTATGACCAGCCTCGGGCTGACCACGCTGGCGGCGATGATTCTGACGTCCACCGCGCTGTTCCTGGCGTATTTCCTCAGCTGGCGCCGGACCAAACTGGTGCGCGGCCTGTGGCTGGCAAGTGAACTGACTTATGCCTTGCCGGGGATTGTCACCGGCGTAGCGGCGATGCTGTTCTTCCTGCGCCCGCTGCCGATCATCAATGTGTCGCTGTATGGCACGGTGTGGATCATCCTCGCCGCTTATCTGGCGAACTTCCTTGCGCTAGTGTTGCGTCCAACGCTGGCGGGATTCGCGCAGCTGGAACCGGCGCTGGATGAGGCGGCACGCTTGTGTGGTGCCAGCTTTATGCGCCGCATGCGCGATATTTTACTGCCGCTGGCGGCGCCTTCTGCGCTGGCGGGCACGGTGCTGGTGTTCCTCACCGCACTGAATGAAATCCAGGTTTCGGTATTGCTGGTGACCTCGCAAACCCAAACCATCGGACCCACCATCGTGTTCCTTGACGAAGGGGGCTCCGCCTCGCTGGCGGCCGCGGTAGGCTGCCTGATGATTCTGGTCGTGTGTTTGCTGATGGGACTGGCAACGCGGCTGGCGCGGCGTCTGCCGCAAGGGGTTTTACCATGGCAAGCTTAA